The DNA region ctcagcagcctcagtgtactcaggagtgttcacacagatctttagagaggagagagggctgtaccaggagaaggtgttctgcttcatccatctgagtgttcaggagtttctggctgctcttcatgtgcatctgaccttcatcaactctggactcaacctgatggGAGAAGATGAACGACCCAAGAGGCCTTCATTTTTTAATAAACCAAAACTAAAACATCTGCATCAGAGTGCTGTGAACaaggccttagagagtccaaatggacacctggacctgttcctccgcttcctcctgggtctttccctgcagaccaatcagaggctcctacgaggcctgctgacacagacaggaagtagctcacagaccaatcaggaaacagtcgattacatcaagaagaagatcagtgagaatctgtctgcagagagaagcatcaatctgttccactgtctgaatgaactgaatgatcgttctctggtggaggagatccaacaggccctgagatcaggaagtctctccacagataaactgtctcctgctcagtggtcagctctggtcttcatcttactgtcatcaggaaaagatctggatgagtttgacctgaagaagtactctgcttcagaggaggctcttctgaggctgctgccagtggtcaaagcctccaacaaagctctgtgagtacaaacacagatatatttctttataaatACATTGTTTACTTATTAActggagaaaaacagcagaatcaGCGTTAAACTCAGTTTCAAATGAACTTCAGTTTATTTATGAAGTGTCAGTTCACAACAAAATATCATCTTACAAGTGATGTGAGATGATACTTTGTTGGAAATAGAAACTCAGCAGTTCCTCTGAGGAAGAACTTGGTGGCAGTTATTTATcaattttataattaatttgtttattggattaattaataattttatttgctCCCATCTTATTAGTTACAGTAGTTATCTGGCTTAACTAACTCTAACAATAAGTCAATAAAGCTTCTCTGACTCTGGATATGTTGTTTTTATCTGATGTTTCCTCCCCAGACTCGTCAGACTCACACTGACTGCATGTGTTCAGTACGTCCTGAAGTGTAGATTTAGTTTTACTGTCTGTTTTGAACATGAGCAACTTTAACAAAGTAACCAAAATtcagtttgtgctttttaacttACTCTTCTGTGGAAACATTTTAAGTCTTGAgtctgagaaagagaaaaacatgttgtcattcatgtattaatTTCTTGGTAGAAAGGTCCGTCAGTCCTACAGAAAGCATGTCAGTCTGCAGAGTGACAGACAAAGGCTGCAGCTACAGAGCCACAGCTGAGCTGGGCCAGATAACACTTTGGTGCTGGAGAAACAGCTGACTGTTAGTGTGAGAAGATGCTTTGCTCACATGGTGTTCTTTGCTGAGCTGATCTGATCACAGGATGAGCCAATAAGAGCAGCAGATACATCTTTTAGTTTCTCCATCTGCTGAGCTAAGACGGCACATGTAGACACCTTCCATCacactttaatgtctttaacaaataaacagaaacaaacagggaaacagAATTCTTCCACTTATCAAATATGAATGTAGTTTGATTGATTAATCGATCAagttatttccttccatctcattccctcctcagcctgagtggctgtgagctctcagagagaagctgtgcagctctgtcctcagctctcagctcccagtcctccagcctgacagaactgggcctgagtaacaacaacctgcaggattcaggagtgaagcagctttctgatggactgaagagtccaaactgcagactggaaactctcaggtaagGACTGTATGAAAACAAGCTTCTCCAAACTACACTAAAGCTCCAGATAATGTAGATGAGGATGAAATCACGTGTACgctcagctgggctcagatGGACCGAGGTGCTCTTTGGAtgttccttcttgttgtttcttttagtaaaaacagtaaagtgtaggtgtatattaatccagctgaattcccaataaagctgctctaatTCAAGGATTTTTCTGgggtttttgtcacagtttgaaaGTATGACATTCAGCTTGAGTTTCAGAGCagttctctcagagtttctgttgttgtgtgtgtctgcagcctgtcaggctgtctgatcacagaggaaggctgtgcttctctggctgaagctgtgatctccaacccctcccatctgagagagctggacctgagctacaaccatccaggagcctcaggagagaagctgctgagggctgcactgaaggatccacacacactcaggtatggagaggcctgctgcagccACACAGCGTTTGAGGGAGGAAAAAGAAATAGTATGTTGGTTGGTCGAACCAGTTTGGACAGATCGCTGCATATTAAAGGAACAGTCTGTCATTTTCAAGAGACATATTTTGGTCATCTGACCCTGATAGTAAAGATAAAGCCACCAGTGCAAACTCTGTCTTGATATCAGACTTACAGACAGAGCACACAGATCCCCTGTGTTTCTGACAGTCACTTAGCTTCATGTGCACGGAAAAGAAGTTACTTTAACATTTCCCAGCTGAGTCAGAAAAAAGAGCAACAGTGAAAACAATGTGAAGAATCTGAGGCAGGCTGCTGTGCAGAGGATGTTCCTGTCAGAAGCAGATCAGTCAGACTTTAGGGCAGATAGAAGGTTGCAGCTCTGGGTCAGATCAGGAGTTTTTACAGTGTTCTTCATATGTGAAGAGATGAAAAGGAGGAGACGGCTGAAAGAAGAAATTGTGACTTCCACAAAGCAGTTTTGTACGCGTCAGTGTTGATTCTGCTCATTGTAGTTTCCAGATGCTCCACTCCAGTGGATGTGTCCAGATGTTGGACTGTTCCTTTCTCAGTGTAGAACAATATGTGTGTGAGAGCCATGTAATGTCCATGTTTGATGCTGAAAGAGACGgtgctgctctgacccccctcctcctttcagggtggagcctgctggagaacgatggctgacaccagggctgaggaagtgtgagtgtgttcttcatctgattcatgacatccagccatcgtcacactgtcacatcactcattgatcaaagtgaacagatgatagatcaataactgcagctggactgtgtttgttctctccttcagattcctgccaactcacaatcgacacaaacacagtgagcagagacctgaaactgtctgacaacaacaggaaggtgacacgtGTGAGAGaggttcagtcatatcctgatcatccagacagatttgaTGTCAGGcttcagctgctgtgtagaaatgttctgactggtcgctgttactgggaggtcgagtggagaggaagagtttatatatcagtgagttacagaggaatcagcaggagaggaggagactgTGAGTTTGGAAggaatgatcagtcctggagtctgagctgctctgatggAGTTTACTATGTCTGTCACGATAAGAGAGAAacacccatctcctcctcctcctcctcctcctcctcctcctcctcctcctcctcctcctcatcttccttctgtactgctggcactctgtccttctacagagtctcctctgacacactgatccacctcctgctcctcttcttcctcctcctcctcctcctccgtctctaacagagcagcagtgtatgcaGACCGTCCTGCTGGCTTTGGTTTCTGGTGAAATATTTGAGCGTGAGCGTATGTGTGGTCATTTGTGTCATATGTCTCTGTGATGGCCAGGTGTACCCCGCCCAATATCTAATATAATAATATGTATCTCGCCCAGTAACGGCTGGGATAGCCCCCCCATCCCTGACTGAATTAGATTAagtgggtgtagaaaatggatggatggacatgtttgtcatttataaatgtacatgtatacatttgtatgtgtattCAGCCAGGTCATCTGTTTCAGTCCTGCTCAGATGGAAAGAAAATGCTCTCTTTCTTTCCAACATCAGCGATATTAATGAGCATGTTCCCTCCTCCATCTGATTGTTGCTTCAGAGTCAACATGACCAGTCTACCTGATACCAAAGCAGGATGCCTCCCAGTCCCAGACTGGCTGTTAGATGCTCAGTTACCATTTTGACCTCCATCGGGATCCCTCCCTAATATGAGATAACTCCTCAGTGAGGACATGATGGAGGAAATAAGCAGATGATGGCTGATAGGAGTCAGGAGTGAGAGTAAGAGTGATGaagtttattcattttaaagcaaatccCAACAAGGTTACAAGCTGCTGTTAAACTCAGATGAAAATGAAATCGTATCCTGTtgctgcccctccctcctacctgtcctgcccctccctcctacctgtcctgcccctccctcctacttgtcctgcccccccctcctacctgtcctgccccccctcctacctgtcctgcccccccccccccccctacctgtcctgccctccctcctacctgtcctgccctccctcctacctgtcctgcccaagggcgtaattttgggtagggacgctAGGGTCACGTCCCTACCAATATTCAATCCCCTATTcagggtctccgcggatccttaaaaagtcttaaataaaaaatacttttttaaggtcttaaaatgtctaacgttttgtgtgtgcgccagtacttccggtgaaaacttccggtgattcagtgagtcaggttagggccagtggccgtaaacaaaggttaacttatagccgagaagaaagatgacaatataacgtagctaaaaagactagctttcttcagttgcctaatgcttaccgatttagcaagcctagcagcctagtgGCTAATGCTAGctgccgtaacgttaccaaccatacccgacgtcaaggtgTTGGCTGAgcggggcaagattatggggctggcagagttaacttcataatgggtgagtgcaggtttcattcacttgttttcattctttcacaggattgattcacttaattggtttatccgattgctggccgccgagccaatatgtgtctgggtttgtgtaggttactgatcatggttagCAGTCGAtggtcaggttgtgtgatgtgtgtgtgagtgtgtattttttttatgggtacatgccattgactgtatgagcggtctgtgctcgtttttgtttatttgattagattggagatactttattaatcccgaaggaaatttgattttgtcgtgtggtttatgctgcaaagtcactgtccatatGGACAGCTGACTACTGCATAAAccagtctgtgcttcacgtgagttgtccaaagttctggtttaagttaacttgggtagtaaaatcgttttgctagttgtaaaagcacagtagacacaactcgaaaattaggttcaattatagatttattttgctcagagcctcagacaaacagacagacaaatggcagcgaaaacacactccttcgcagaggtgtcttgggcacgattgtcctgtagtgtgtggtgttcccttgtgcgttcaaatcttatgtgatcatgttgacacactgattcagtatcactgaagcacacatttcacactggactttttttcaacaccgaacagcctagagtgtagtttttatatatatttttgccgtggtaatggtcttaatttttattcttggaGGTCTTacaaaggtcttaaaagtcattaaatttgttgattaaaaaatgtgcagataccctgcattatatgagttacattgcataacacttagctgacttttttttttttttttatccaaagcgacttataagaacacattattggttacagtctctggagaattgttgggttagttgttttgctcaaggTCACTCCAGTCATGGATGGGGGTGTAAACAGAGGTAGCCTAATCGTGGGATTTGAGCTTGCaaccctgtgatttaaagaccaACTCCCTAAACATTAGGATGGCTCATTAACAGCATCTGCATGCCATTAACTTATGattggtaatgcaaaaaaaaaaaaaaagaaaactgtcgtggagcacttttgtgtccccaccaatgtcaaaatcaaagttactcccttggtcctgcccctccctcctacctgtcctgcccctccctcctacctgtcctgcccctccctcctacctgtcatGCCTCTCCCTCCTACCTGTTGCTGCCCgtccctccctcctacctgtcctgcccctccctcctacctgtcctgccctccctcctacctgtcctgcccctccctcctacttgtcctgccccccctcctacctgtcctgcccctccctcctacctgtccttcccccctcctacctgtcctggccccccctcctacctgtcctgccccccctcctacctgtcctgtcctgccccccctcctacctgtcctgcccccccctcctatctgtcctgcccctccctcctacccgtcctgcccctccctcct from Odontesthes bonariensis isolate fOdoBon6 chromosome 11, fOdoBon6.hap1, whole genome shotgun sequence includes:
- the LOC142391556 gene encoding protein NLRC3-like; translated protein: MVTEVRGFTDPQKEEYFRKRFRDEEQASRIISHIQTSRSLHIMCHIPVFCWITATVLEDVLETREGAELPSTLTEMYIHLLVVQAKVKKLKYDGGAETDPHWSPESRKMIESLGKLAFEQLQKGNLIFYESDLTECGIDVSAASVYSGVFTQIFREERGLYQEKVFCFIHLSVQEFLAALHVHLTFINSGLNLMGEDERPKRPSFFNKPKLKHLHQSAVNKALESPNGHLDLFLRFLLGLSLQTNQRLLRGLLTQTGSSSQTNQETVDYIKKKISENLSAERSINLFHCLNELNDRSLVEEIQQALRSGSLSTDKLSPAQWSALVFILLSSGKDLDEFDLKKYSASEEALLRLLPVVKASNKALLVRLTLTACVQKPFHGRISQESSQTPLEYLRNSSKLPTTSRA